The genomic window ACGGCTTGAGCAAGTTCAATGGTCCCAGGCTCCATGGCGGGGACAAAGGCCAGATCGGCCAGGGCCCGTCGGGCCTCGTAGAGGTTCAGCCGTTCAAGAGGAGCATCAGCCCGGGCCCGGCAGGCCAGGAGATGCGGCGGATGGGTGTGGAGCACGGCCAGGGCCTCGGGTTGACGGCGGTAGATTTCCATGTGCATGGTCGATTCCGTCGAGGCGGGAGGCCCTTGCAGGCGGGTGCCGGATTCGATGTCCATGAGGCAGAGGTCTCCGGACCGGAGCCGGCCCTTGTCCGTGCCCGAGGCCGTGACGGTCATGATCTGTCCGTGGCGGACGCTGATGTTGCCGCTTCGACCGCTGACCAGCCCCCGTTCCCGGGCCAGGCGCCCGGTTTCAATAATGTTTGTTTCCACGTCCAGGGCCGAGTGGGCCAGACTTTGGACCGACGACAGTGAACGGCCGTTGGATTTGATGTCGATGACGGGTGTGCCGTCCATGGCCTCCAAGGGCCAGACCCGTATTCGGTTTCCATCGATTTCCAGGACCCGGACCGGATGGAGTCCAACGGGATTGGGGCGGTCCGGGGACCGAGTGGTGAAGACCCCGCGGATGGGCCGGTCCTGATTTCCCTGGGGATGGCATTGAAGTGTGGAGCGGTCGCCCATGTGAAACCAGGTCAGGACGAGGATGTCCTGTCCTCTATCCATACGGAAGAGAGCCTCGACATAGGCGGGCTCGATTTCGATCCACGATTCCGGGCATTCGGGCGATCCCCAGAAGGGACAGGAGGCCCGGTCAGTCAGCGGCGAGCGGACCCGCCCGATGATATTCAAAGAGGCATTCATCATTTTTTCCTGTCTATCGCTTCGAGAAATGGTCGAAACCGCCGTGATCGAGAGCTCGGCCGTTCAGGGTCAGTTTTTTGCCGGTCCGGACTTGGCCGATTATGGAGGCCCGGTCTGGAAGGGCCTGCTCCAGGGTCGCTCGGTCCGAA from Deltaproteobacteria bacterium includes these protein-coding regions:
- the tsaA gene encoding tRNA (N6-threonylcarbamoyladenosine(37)-N6)-methyltransferase TrmO — encoded protein: MMNASLNIIGRVRSPLTDRASCPFWGSPECPESWIEIEPAYVEALFRMDRGQDILVLTWFHMGDRSTLQCHPQGNQDRPIRGVFTTRSPDRPNPVGLHPVRVLEIDGNRIRVWPLEAMDGTPVIDIKSNGRSLSSVQSLAHSALDVETNIIETGRLARERGLVSGRSGNISVRHGQIMTVTASGTDKGRLRSGDLCLMDIESGTRLQGPPASTESTMHMEIYRRQPEALAVLHTHPPHLLACRARADAPLERLNLYEARRALADLAFVPAMEPGTIELAQAVALEVEQHQAVFMTRHGLAVWGKNLDEALAVSDELEGLARTALLACS